Proteins from a single region of Chromobacterium sp. ATCC 53434:
- a CDS encoding type VI secretion system Vgr family protein translates to MRLIELHNPLLDADCVALSFKADERLSREPSYLLDISSTNPALDLDGLLGSQTRIDIDLGDEGVRTFHCQVLGGYDTGQTQDRYTYTLELGSWLSFLAENRNCRVFQQQTVPEIVEQVFTGHQRTDFRFELEHTYEPREYCVQFLETDLGFVKRLLEDEGIYFWIEHQQERHVVVLSDTQRFDDLAAGYQNLRFLPDGDEFRPVPGREGIQRLQRTRRVKSNSVALRDFDYHAPSNRLDSDAQEQQASLEGIRLEHYDYAAGYNTQADGDRLARLRLEALQAEAHQLMGMSNTRGLATGGAFTLEGHPDAARNRRYYVVASQLTFLQDAPDSSGQGRNVACAFRAMMDDRPFRPLRLTPKPILPGIQSATVVGPLDSEVHTDPLGRIRVHFHWDRYKTQEEDASCWIRVSQAWAGKGWGVLAMPRVGQEVLVTYVDGDLDRPLVTGIVYNGDNPTPYELPKDIRYTGLVTRSLKHGLYSNASQITFDDLRGAERVMIHAERDMQNTTERNSSTAVGQDMNLSVKGTSTSVTGASIGYTAISVSYTGLAASFTGVSTSFTGVATNFTGVATSFTGVSTSFTGVATSFTGVGTSFTGINTSFVGIHTGFTGVSTTMTGTSTSVIGTTQSMVGIDTSMKGVSVSTVGMSQSMTGVSSSYVGTSSSVVGSSTAMTGTAKSIVGTSMSDIGSSTSIVGTSMATTGSATSIVGTSMSTVGSSTSTTGTSTSTVGSATNTVGSNMTTTGSSVTSTGSVSSTTGFSRSVTGVSFSYIGVSYAEVGVDLKKLGMQVKS, encoded by the coding sequence ATGCGCTTGATCGAACTGCACAATCCACTATTGGATGCGGACTGCGTCGCGCTGAGCTTCAAGGCCGACGAGCGCCTGTCGCGGGAGCCAAGTTACCTGCTCGACATCTCCAGCACCAATCCGGCGCTGGATCTGGACGGCTTGCTGGGCTCTCAGACCCGGATCGACATCGACCTGGGCGACGAAGGCGTCCGCACCTTCCACTGCCAGGTGCTGGGAGGCTATGACACCGGCCAGACCCAGGACCGTTACACCTACACGCTGGAGCTGGGCAGCTGGCTGTCCTTTCTCGCGGAAAACCGGAACTGCCGCGTGTTCCAGCAGCAGACGGTGCCGGAGATCGTCGAACAAGTGTTCACCGGCCATCAGCGCACCGACTTCCGCTTCGAACTGGAACATACGTACGAGCCTCGAGAATATTGCGTCCAGTTCCTCGAAACCGATCTCGGCTTCGTCAAGCGGTTGCTGGAAGACGAGGGCATCTATTTCTGGATAGAGCACCAGCAGGAACGCCATGTGGTGGTGCTGTCGGACACCCAGCGCTTCGACGACCTGGCCGCGGGCTACCAGAATCTTCGCTTCCTGCCCGATGGCGACGAGTTTCGACCGGTGCCCGGAAGAGAAGGCATCCAGCGCTTGCAGCGCACGCGGCGGGTGAAGTCGAACAGCGTCGCGCTGCGCGATTTCGACTACCATGCGCCGTCCAACCGGCTGGACAGCGACGCGCAGGAACAGCAGGCCAGCCTGGAGGGCATACGGCTGGAGCATTACGACTATGCCGCCGGCTACAACACTCAGGCGGACGGCGACCGACTGGCGCGGCTGCGGCTGGAGGCGCTGCAGGCCGAGGCGCACCAGCTGATGGGCATGTCCAATACGCGGGGACTGGCGACCGGCGGCGCCTTCACGCTGGAGGGCCATCCGGACGCGGCGCGCAACCGGCGCTATTACGTCGTCGCCAGCCAGCTGACTTTTCTGCAGGACGCGCCGGACAGCAGCGGCCAGGGCCGCAATGTGGCCTGCGCGTTTCGGGCGATGATGGACGACCGGCCGTTCCGGCCGCTGCGGCTGACGCCGAAACCGATACTGCCGGGCATCCAGAGCGCGACGGTGGTCGGCCCGCTGGACTCGGAAGTCCATACCGACCCGCTGGGCCGGATACGCGTGCACTTCCACTGGGATCGCTACAAGACCCAGGAAGAGGACGCATCGTGCTGGATACGGGTGTCCCAGGCCTGGGCCGGCAAGGGCTGGGGGGTGCTGGCCATGCCCCGGGTCGGGCAGGAAGTGCTGGTGACCTATGTGGATGGCGACCTGGACCGGCCGCTGGTGACCGGCATCGTCTACAACGGCGACAACCCGACCCCGTACGAGCTGCCCAAGGACATCCGCTATACCGGACTGGTCACGCGCTCGCTGAAACACGGGCTTTACAGCAATGCCAGCCAGATCACCTTCGACGACCTGCGCGGCGCCGAGCGGGTGATGATACACGCCGAGCGCGACATGCAGAACACCACCGAGCGCAACAGCTCCACCGCGGTGGGGCAGGACATGAATCTATCGGTCAAAGGCACGTCCACCTCGGTCACCGGCGCGTCCATCGGCTACACCGCCATTTCGGTGTCCTATACCGGCCTGGCGGCGAGCTTCACCGGGGTCTCGACCAGCTTTACCGGCGTGGCTACCAACTTCACCGGCGTGGCCACCAGTTTCACCGGGGTCTCGACCAGCTTCACCGGCGTGGCCACCAGCTTCACCGGCGTGGGCACCAGCTTCACCGGCATCAACACCAGTTTTGTCGGCATCCACACCGGCTTCACCGGCGTGTCGACCACAATGACGGGCACCAGCACCTCGGTCATCGGGACCACGCAGAGCATGGTGGGCATCGATACGTCGATGAAAGGCGTCAGCGTTTCCACCGTCGGCATGTCGCAAAGCATGACAGGGGTGTCGTCGTCCTATGTCGGAACATCCAGCAGCGTCGTCGGCAGCAGCACGGCCATGACCGGCACGGCCAAGAGCATAGTCGGCACCTCGATGTCGGACATCGGTTCATCGACCAGCATTGTCGGGACGTCAATGGCCACCACCGGTTCGGCGACCAGCATCGTCGGGACCTCGATGTCCACAGTCGGTTCGTCGACCAGCACCACCGGAACGTCGACGTCGACCGTGGGCTCGGCCACGAACACCGTAGGCTCCAATATGACGACCACCGGCTCGTCCGTCACCAGCACCGGCTCCGTCTCGTCGACCACGGGCTTCAGCCGATCCGTCACCGGCGTCAGCTTTTCCTATATAGGCGTGTCCTACGCCGAAGTCGGCGTCGACCTGAAAAAACTCGGTATGCAGGTAAAAAGCTGA
- a CDS encoding pentapeptide repeat-containing protein, whose translation MPLRHIKPQAALISTSRTQIGPQAMLRIGVGIGFRLSDPRILAHETACWEAIKAAQPSLALFEPAMPKLHAEWLLLGSSTYHGAAEDESWIDWLASAELAGVRKTVSCRAFGQPAADGHLQASLAIDHRYAAAGAAAENPFGLVGTSPPLQQRHGLGDRPSPLAAMGPLGCDWPERKQWQPRFAGSVEAMAGDGTHMGWPAATDLRIFQQAAPDQWLDEPCWPADSRYLLRGFGDVEGQLPAVQAIVLASRSGGLLDERPALSLQTIWLLPDADLGVMWWNGALPLEYVLDDGVDRLVVGFKDRAECLDFEALATFAERRGRTEDQDPLLLADHALMPDIDRGWVWEQILDKADHPRFSPPPRRYGEVHARLEQGRETLRQAHASQAKLQAFVRDRDGALASLPQAPRDETDWRAWLRGEPAQWKALTIRDADLNGFGFERRELRQVRFERCRLDHSHWKQCLLEEVLFVDCSMAGVTMDALQWKGGRLTRCNLGSSIWNDTTLDGVGWDDCRLNDIAINGGEWKAVTLQGEGGAGGRVNHARWRQVSWCQTRAEDWCFNDLQADGLGLMECRLTNGRFQHCRLLKFSALATDLTGSHWQRCHLRFAVLSHGSALRQARLEDCELISCSWQELLAEHLRLERCACLRLHAQRLKAPDSLWLDSVLDGMNAMHAQLQRSRFENCALNEALFYGADLDGGSVTGCNLIDAKTAWMRGAAGEGWHDNLETGRLEWPKRAR comes from the coding sequence ATGCCACTACGCCATATCAAGCCGCAGGCGGCGCTCATCTCCACATCGAGGACCCAAATCGGTCCCCAGGCCATGCTGCGCATCGGCGTCGGCATCGGTTTTCGCCTGTCCGATCCGCGGATTCTGGCCCATGAGACCGCGTGCTGGGAAGCGATCAAGGCGGCGCAGCCATCGCTCGCGCTGTTCGAGCCCGCGATGCCCAAACTGCACGCCGAATGGCTGCTGCTGGGCAGCTCGACTTACCACGGCGCGGCGGAAGACGAGTCCTGGATCGACTGGCTCGCCAGCGCCGAACTTGCCGGCGTGCGCAAAACCGTATCGTGCAGGGCTTTCGGCCAGCCGGCGGCCGACGGCCATCTCCAAGCCAGCCTGGCCATCGACCACAGATACGCGGCGGCAGGCGCCGCAGCGGAGAATCCATTCGGCCTGGTGGGAACGTCCCCGCCACTGCAACAACGCCATGGTCTGGGCGACAGGCCGTCGCCGCTGGCGGCGATGGGACCGCTTGGTTGCGACTGGCCCGAGCGCAAGCAGTGGCAACCCCGGTTTGCCGGTTCGGTGGAGGCGATGGCCGGCGACGGCACGCATATGGGATGGCCGGCGGCGACCGACTTGCGCATCTTCCAGCAAGCGGCGCCGGACCAGTGGCTGGACGAGCCATGCTGGCCGGCCGATTCGCGCTATCTGCTGCGCGGCTTCGGCGATGTGGAAGGGCAGTTGCCTGCCGTACAAGCGATCGTCCTGGCCAGCCGCAGCGGAGGCTTGCTCGACGAACGGCCCGCGCTGTCCCTGCAGACGATCTGGCTGCTGCCGGACGCCGACCTGGGCGTGATGTGGTGGAACGGCGCTCTCCCGCTTGAATACGTGCTGGATGATGGCGTCGACAGGCTGGTGGTGGGATTCAAGGACCGTGCCGAATGCCTGGACTTCGAGGCGCTGGCGACATTTGCCGAACGCCGTGGGCGCACGGAAGACCAGGACCCGTTGCTATTGGCCGATCATGCGCTGATGCCGGATATCGACCGCGGCTGGGTCTGGGAGCAGATTCTAGACAAGGCGGACCACCCGCGCTTCTCGCCGCCGCCTCGCCGATACGGCGAGGTCCACGCCCGCCTGGAGCAAGGCCGGGAAACATTGCGCCAAGCCCATGCGTCCCAGGCCAAGCTGCAAGCCTTCGTCCGCGATCGAGATGGCGCGCTGGCGTCTTTGCCGCAGGCCCCCAGGGACGAGACCGACTGGCGCGCCTGGCTGCGGGGCGAGCCGGCACAATGGAAGGCGCTGACGATACGCGACGCGGACCTGAACGGATTCGGTTTTGAACGGCGCGAACTGAGGCAAGTCCGCTTCGAGCGTTGCCGACTGGATCACAGCCACTGGAAGCAATGCCTGCTGGAGGAGGTGCTTTTCGTCGATTGCTCGATGGCCGGCGTGACGATGGATGCGCTGCAATGGAAAGGCGGCCGGCTGACGCGCTGCAATCTGGGCTCCAGCATATGGAACGACACGACGCTGGATGGGGTGGGGTGGGACGATTGCCGGCTGAATGATATCGCCATCAACGGCGGCGAGTGGAAGGCGGTGACGCTGCAAGGGGAGGGCGGCGCCGGCGGCCGTGTCAATCACGCCCGTTGGCGCCAGGTCAGCTGGTGTCAGACACGGGCCGAGGATTGGTGCTTCAACGATCTACAGGCCGACGGGCTGGGCTTGATGGAATGCCGGCTGACAAATGGGCGTTTCCAGCATTGCCGGCTGCTGAAGTTCAGCGCGCTGGCCACCGATCTGACAGGCAGCCATTGGCAGCGCTGCCACTTGAGATTCGCCGTGCTTTCGCACGGCAGCGCACTGAGGCAGGCCAGGCTGGAGGATTGCGAGCTGATTTCCTGCAGCTGGCAGGAACTGCTGGCGGAGCATCTGCGCCTTGAGCGTTGCGCCTGCCTCCGGCTGCATGCTCAGCGCCTGAAGGCGCCCGACTCCCTGTGGCTGGACAGCGTGCTGGACGGCATGAATGCCATGCATGCGCAGTTGCAGCGGTCCCGGTTTGAAAACTGCGCGTTGAATGAGGCCTTGTTCTACGGCGCCGACCTGGATGGAGGAAGCGTGACAGGCTGCAATCTGATCGATGCAAAGACGGCTTGGATGCGGGGAGCGGCCGGCGAGGGCTGGCATGACAATCTGGAGACCGGCAGGCTGGAGTGGCCGAAGAGAGCGAGATGA
- a CDS encoding pentapeptide repeat-containing protein: MNDETETSPSELAPRLPEIVQNKRFHTPPAPKLGETVYIGCHFDHVHWPRCHFDSVRFVDCRFDGNHFENCLWRQTGCADSQFIDCLWKNCDLERVGWQRVTATNAKWQGGRQREFSCVELNGNRWLLDDLRSEHGAFVDCELREWLLQGGVWSDSAWIKNRIDGLHIADAEFRNFIHGQSRCARVRLHHCHGVNARWIDCELEDMALDRCLLKQSAWSHSAWQDGAIRASRLPGACFDQARLSRVRALESNLEQAMFDDARLDDCVFDRVDAPRVSLRRARLERVTLAGANMRGLDACDATLVDVDLSGCDCRQGRLIGQPPGAWWAADTKGAVFDDEKLEQDRAWRQQMHPGPRGDKP, from the coding sequence ATGAACGACGAAACGGAAACCTCACCGAGCGAGCTGGCTCCCAGGCTGCCCGAAATCGTCCAGAACAAGCGATTCCACACACCGCCCGCGCCGAAGCTCGGCGAGACGGTTTATATCGGTTGCCATTTCGATCATGTGCACTGGCCGCGCTGCCATTTCGACTCGGTGCGCTTCGTTGATTGCCGATTCGACGGCAACCATTTCGAGAACTGCCTCTGGCGCCAGACCGGCTGCGCCGACAGCCAGTTCATCGACTGCCTGTGGAAGAACTGCGATCTGGAGCGAGTGGGCTGGCAGCGGGTCACGGCGACGAACGCCAAATGGCAGGGCGGCCGTCAACGGGAATTCTCCTGCGTAGAGTTGAATGGGAACAGATGGCTGCTGGATGACCTTCGCAGCGAACACGGCGCCTTCGTCGACTGCGAACTGCGAGAGTGGCTGCTGCAGGGCGGCGTATGGAGCGACAGTGCCTGGATCAAGAACCGGATCGACGGCCTCCACATCGCAGATGCCGAATTTCGCAACTTCATTCATGGGCAGAGCCGCTGCGCCCGCGTCAGGCTGCACCACTGCCATGGCGTGAATGCGCGCTGGATAGATTGCGAGCTTGAGGACATGGCGCTGGACCGCTGCCTGCTGAAGCAGTCCGCCTGGTCTCACAGCGCCTGGCAGGACGGGGCGATTCGTGCCAGCCGCTTGCCGGGAGCCTGCTTCGACCAGGCGAGGCTGAGTCGGGTTCGCGCGCTCGAATCCAATCTGGAACAGGCGATGTTCGACGACGCCCGGCTTGACGATTGCGTATTCGATCGAGTCGACGCGCCGCGCGTTTCCTTGAGGCGCGCGAGACTGGAGCGCGTGACGCTGGCCGGCGCGAATATGCGCGGGCTGGATGCCTGCGACGCCACGCTGGTGGATGTGGACCTGTCCGGCTGCGATTGCCGGCAGGGGCGGCTGATAGGCCAGCCACCCGGCGCGTGGTGGGCGGCGGACACCAAAGGAGCGGTGTTCGATGACGAAAAACTTGAGCAGGACCGGGCCTGGCGGCAGCAGATGCACCCCGGCCCCAGAGGAGACAAACCATGA
- a CDS encoding DUF3540 domain-containing protein, which yields MTLLRESIWNSSEPAQDADPVLRALRVEAPPPRHGHGVTTAWMCDSAGQDGEWLVRLPSGQLRKARTAYSCLIRPRQGDLVQLATAGENCWVLAILERPQTADVCELELGQASVRLHAGNLQLSVDGELRLDGRQLSSQAQSIATAAQERQTHISGTDAAHSGSLLLHVDRHMGLHANSAALSSASLLKLDAGQIHIA from the coding sequence ATGACATTGCTACGGGAAAGCATCTGGAACAGCAGCGAGCCGGCTCAGGACGCCGACCCGGTATTGCGAGCCTTGCGCGTGGAGGCGCCGCCTCCGCGGCACGGCCACGGCGTGACGACAGCCTGGATGTGTGACTCCGCCGGACAGGATGGCGAATGGCTGGTCCGGCTGCCGTCCGGCCAATTGCGCAAGGCGCGCACCGCATACAGCTGCCTGATCCGGCCGAGGCAAGGCGATCTGGTGCAATTGGCGACCGCGGGCGAAAACTGCTGGGTGCTGGCCATTCTGGAACGCCCGCAAACGGCGGACGTATGCGAGCTGGAGCTAGGCCAGGCCAGCGTGCGTCTGCATGCCGGCAATCTGCAGTTGAGCGTCGACGGAGAGCTGCGGCTGGACGGCCGGCAATTGAGCAGCCAGGCCCAGTCCATCGCCACCGCGGCGCAAGAGCGGCAGACCCATATCAGCGGCACCGACGCCGCGCACAGCGGCAGCCTGCTATTGCATGTGGACAGGCATATGGGCCTGCACGCCAACAGCGCGGCGCTCAGCTCGGCATCGCTGCTGAAGCTGGACGCCGGGCAGATTCATATCGCCTGA
- a CDS encoding DUF4150 domain-containing protein, with protein sequence MAQASSDVCRTPPVGIPSNYTNTANKPEAVPNVPTIIYAGGPVHNLNTIIPVTHGDEGGSMGGVASGTVAAQSRHVTGSGKVLIQGAPQTRLTDTNVPNKQNTAGQSVSPSQTITMTLS encoded by the coding sequence ATGGCCCAGGCCTCCTCCGATGTCTGCCGCACACCGCCGGTGGGCATTCCATCGAACTATACCAATACCGCCAATAAGCCGGAGGCGGTACCCAATGTGCCGACCATCATTTACGCGGGCGGCCCCGTCCACAACCTCAACACCATCATCCCGGTCACGCATGGCGACGAGGGAGGCTCGATGGGCGGGGTGGCCTCGGGCACGGTGGCGGCGCAGTCCCGTCACGTGACGGGATCCGGCAAGGTGCTGATCCAGGGCGCCCCGCAGACCAGGCTGACCGACACCAATGTGCCCAATAAGCAGAATACGGCGGGGCAGTCGGTCAGCCCCTCGCAGACCATTACGATGACGCTAAGCTGA
- a CDS encoding type VI secretion lipoprotein TssJ has product MAPVPVILLRVSLICALAGLSGCSTLLSLFSSRDGEAPRELHVTLMGGGQLNNNGNGPRPVQVCIYVVRDASWLPSSDFDDSSCTPRERSREVLTSARSVIAPDQAQQLLLPASGTDPVWLLVDADFAARPPDYAPLRIRVDGRQLIHLAVLLDRNRLYDALHPAAPPPRDSARKPAGKAR; this is encoded by the coding sequence ATGGCCCCTGTCCCTGTCATCCTGCTGCGCGTGTCGCTGATATGCGCGTTGGCCGGCCTTTCCGGATGCTCGACGCTGCTCTCGCTGTTTTCGTCCCGCGATGGAGAGGCCCCTCGCGAATTGCACGTCACGCTGATGGGCGGTGGCCAGCTGAACAACAACGGCAATGGCCCGCGCCCGGTCCAGGTCTGTATATACGTGGTGCGCGACGCCAGTTGGCTGCCGTCATCCGACTTCGACGACTCGAGCTGCACACCGCGGGAGCGCAGCCGAGAGGTGCTCACGTCGGCCCGCAGCGTCATCGCGCCCGATCAGGCGCAGCAGCTGTTGCTGCCCGCTTCCGGCACCGATCCGGTCTGGTTGCTGGTCGACGCCGATTTCGCGGCGCGCCCGCCGGATTACGCGCCGCTGCGCATCAGGGTCGACGGACGCCAATTGATCCACCTGGCGGTGCTGCTGGATCGCAACCGCCTGTACGACGCCTTGCATCCCGCCGCGCCTCCACCGCGCGATTCGGCTCGCAAGCCGGCAGGCAAAGCGCGCTAA
- the tssK gene encoding type VI secretion system baseplate subunit TssK, protein MSVLPVGPVAWSDGMLIETQHFQQQERYLTHQFGLRLRLTSNHGWGFARLDVDTDGLGLGRLGLRSAEGVLPDGTPFALPAHDPLPAPLDAAEAQAGDMACLALPTAGGGGPEMAFGDDAAPARYRAVATEVADLSTGLDAPGSPRRLILETGTMMSRLCWQSQLRADETFLPFARAGGRNSAMALMLDTRFIPPLLDSRAHQALRALIEELQSVLQVRLAGSAGLRVLSAGGGLADLIELMLRQGIAEYRMRLAHLDAFDPLPPDLLFQELIGLLGRLSVLPGVDDALAERQFAYRHDDLQASFEPLAATLRYALARVIETPVLPLKFEDRGDQVHVCVVDAQWRLQKMVFAFSAALPADQLRQLLPQQAKLGPVEQIQKLVDLQLPGARLIPVANPPRQVPYYAQSVYFEVESSDPFWTQAFAGSALALRIVGDFQDLRFEAWGLREGKVA, encoded by the coding sequence GTGAGCGTCTTGCCGGTAGGGCCGGTTGCCTGGAGCGACGGCATGTTGATCGAAACCCAGCACTTTCAGCAACAGGAACGCTATCTGACGCATCAGTTCGGCTTGCGGCTGAGGCTGACCTCGAACCATGGCTGGGGTTTCGCGCGGCTGGACGTCGACACCGACGGCTTGGGTTTGGGCAGGCTTGGCCTGCGAAGCGCCGAAGGCGTGCTGCCCGACGGCACGCCGTTCGCGCTGCCTGCGCACGACCCATTGCCGGCTCCGCTGGACGCCGCCGAGGCCCAGGCCGGCGATATGGCCTGTCTGGCGCTGCCGACAGCCGGCGGCGGCGGGCCCGAAATGGCGTTTGGCGACGACGCGGCCCCGGCGCGCTACCGCGCCGTGGCCACCGAGGTGGCGGACCTCAGCACCGGGCTGGACGCGCCGGGCTCGCCGCGGAGGCTGATATTGGAAACCGGAACGATGATGAGCCGCCTGTGCTGGCAGTCTCAACTGCGCGCCGACGAAACCTTTTTGCCGTTCGCCAGGGCAGGCGGACGCAATAGCGCGATGGCCCTGATGCTGGATACGCGTTTCATTCCTCCCTTGCTCGATAGCCGCGCCCACCAGGCGCTGCGCGCGCTGATCGAGGAGTTGCAGAGCGTCCTGCAAGTGCGGCTGGCCGGCAGCGCCGGGCTGAGGGTGCTGTCCGCCGGTGGCGGGCTGGCCGATCTGATCGAGCTGATGCTGCGCCAGGGCATCGCCGAATACCGAATGCGCCTGGCGCATCTGGACGCCTTCGATCCGTTGCCGCCGGACCTGTTGTTCCAGGAACTGATCGGCCTGCTGGGCCGGCTCAGCGTGCTGCCCGGCGTCGACGACGCCTTGGCCGAGCGCCAGTTCGCCTACCGGCATGACGATTTGCAGGCCAGTTTCGAACCGCTGGCGGCGACTTTGAGATACGCGCTGGCCCGCGTGATCGAGACCCCGGTGCTGCCGCTGAAGTTCGAGGACAGAGGCGACCAAGTGCATGTTTGCGTGGTGGACGCCCAATGGCGGCTGCAAAAAATGGTGTTCGCCTTTTCCGCGGCGCTGCCGGCGGACCAGCTGCGCCAATTGCTGCCACAGCAGGCCAAGCTGGGGCCGGTGGAGCAGATTCAAAAGCTGGTGGACCTGCAACTGCCGGGCGCCCGGCTGATCCCGGTCGCCAATCCGCCACGCCAGGTGCCGTATTACGCCCAAAGCGTCTATTTCGAAGTGGAATCCAGCGATCCCTTCTGGACCCAGGCTTTCGCCGGATCGGCACTGGCATTACGCATCGTCGGCGATTTTCAGGACCTGCGCTTCGAAGCCTGGGGTCTGAGAGAAGGCAAGGTCGCCTGA
- the icmH gene encoding type IVB secretion system protein IcmH/DotU has translation MNLLHHFSSIFRRASTAHLRSGMVEGAMRSRLENLPLQMTRRGVTTIDEPQDYDEREIIEEGEPPPRPAAQEAAMPRYAAASEPEALPVIYQRPGARASLLKAGQQQSQWHNPFISHAMPAVLQLQRILENAPKSQAQLRAQLGMELKLYRERLAGAGCEWQQAQDASYLLCTYLDEVCNDAARHAGLQSYDGERSLLVEFHGDAWGGEDAFSDLERWVRHEPLPTDLLALYELALALGWQGRYRVLERGDALLQDLRSQLHATIWRQREPEALGGELAAPPPAPAAEPPSAASRRWLTPMRGGAIALSVVALAYGAASIGLDVQGRPIREALAAWTPPLRTINLATTLPSPLPQLLSEGWLVAYKHPQGWLLVFRSDGAFDVGKANVRASFQKNIERLGLAFAPWPGDLEVIGHTDRQPIQTSEFPSNQQLSEARARSVADMLRQTAIPGGAHAPDNAVARRIESSGRGDNAPLDPAKTPAAYERNRRVDVLWKVVDTARSPDARPAAQPDPLDLASGVSIGDTAGPLNPAYKERQP, from the coding sequence ATGAACCTGCTGCACCATTTTTCCTCCATCTTTCGCCGGGCGTCCACCGCGCATCTGCGCAGCGGCATGGTGGAAGGCGCGATGAGGAGTCGCCTGGAAAACCTGCCCTTGCAGATGACAAGGCGGGGCGTGACGACCATAGACGAACCTCAGGACTACGATGAGCGGGAAATCATAGAGGAGGGCGAGCCCCCGCCGCGACCGGCCGCTCAGGAGGCGGCGATGCCTCGCTACGCGGCGGCGTCGGAACCCGAGGCGCTGCCGGTGATCTATCAGCGCCCCGGAGCGCGGGCCAGCCTGCTGAAGGCCGGTCAGCAGCAATCGCAGTGGCACAATCCCTTTATCTCCCACGCGATGCCGGCCGTGCTGCAACTGCAGCGGATTCTGGAAAACGCGCCGAAAAGCCAGGCCCAGCTCAGAGCCCAGCTGGGCATGGAACTGAAGCTGTACCGCGAACGCCTGGCAGGCGCCGGTTGCGAATGGCAGCAGGCCCAGGATGCCTCCTATTTGCTATGCACCTATCTAGACGAGGTTTGCAACGACGCCGCGCGCCATGCCGGGCTCCAGTCCTATGACGGCGAGCGCAGCCTGCTGGTGGAATTCCATGGCGACGCCTGGGGCGGCGAGGACGCGTTCTCCGACCTGGAACGATGGGTGCGCCACGAGCCGCTGCCTACGGACTTGCTCGCGCTGTACGAGCTGGCGCTGGCACTGGGCTGGCAGGGGCGCTACCGGGTGCTGGAGCGCGGCGACGCGCTATTGCAGGATCTGCGCTCGCAATTGCACGCGACGATCTGGCGGCAACGGGAGCCTGAGGCCCTGGGCGGCGAACTGGCCGCCCCGCCGCCGGCGCCGGCGGCGGAACCGCCTTCGGCAGCATCCCGCCGCTGGCTGACGCCGATGCGCGGCGGCGCCATCGCGCTGAGCGTGGTGGCGCTGGCCTATGGCGCCGCCAGCATAGGACTGGACGTGCAGGGCCGGCCCATCCGCGAGGCGCTGGCCGCCTGGACGCCGCCGTTGAGAACGATCAATCTGGCCACCACCTTGCCGTCCCCGCTGCCGCAACTGCTCTCCGAGGGATGGCTGGTGGCCTACAAGCACCCCCAGGGCTGGCTGCTGGTGTTTCGCAGCGATGGCGCCTTCGATGTCGGCAAGGCCAATGTGCGAGCCTCGTTCCAGAAGAACATCGAGCGTCTGGGCCTGGCTTTCGCGCCGTGGCCCGGCGATCTGGAGGTGATAGGCCATACCGACCGGCAGCCGATACAGACCAGCGAGTTCCCCAGCAACCAGCAATTGTCCGAGGCGCGCGCCCGCTCAGTGGCGGACATGCTGCGCCAGACGGCGATTCCCGGCGGCGCGCACGCACCAGACAACGCGGTGGCGCGCCGCATCGAATCTTCCGGCCGCGGGGACAACGCCCCGCTGGATCCCGCGAAAACGCCGGCGGCCTATGAGCGCAACCGTCGCGTCGACGTGTTGTGGAAAGTGGTGGATACCGCCCGCAGCCCCGACGCCAGGCCTGCAGCCCAGCCCGATCCGCTGGATCTGGCGTCCGGCGTCAGCATAGGCGACACGGCCGGTCCGCTGAATCCCGCCTACAAGGAGCGGCAGCCATGA